The Zea mays cultivar B73 chromosome 7, Zm-B73-REFERENCE-NAM-5.0, whole genome shotgun sequence DNA segment CAACCAAACAGAGCCGCCAGGGCAGCAATATGATCGCTGGACAGGGCAGCATCAAACAAACTAGCATACTTCCTAGCATCTTGGAAAGAAATATTTTCCTGCTCATCACAAAAGCCCAAAAATCTGCACACTTTAGCAGCGGATTCAGAACCCAACTCAGGGGGAAACTTCGCAACCCTCCTGCTACGCTGTGGTTTGAAATTGCTTGGCATCAACTTTTTGCGCTTAGCAATCAGAGGAGTAGGAAACAATTGAGCCATCGGCAAAACGAGATCGTTTCTGAATTCCAGCAATTGGGGTGACATCACCGATTCCTCAACCACCAGTGTCTTCTTCTTTCTGGAGTAGACCTTGAAACACCACGGCTTGGTACTTAACCAGCAATTCAGCGAAGGTCCCGGCCTCCCAAGCAGATTGATGAAAGAACTAGAGGATTCCACAATATTGACATCAGCAACCCGTATGTCTGCAGAGCACAAATTGGAATCAACAGCAACCAGGTCACTCGGGAGAATTACAGCTTCAACTGGATTAGCGGATCCAGGCGCCGTCAACTCTACAACCGCAACACCAGGAATAAATGGTTCAGCAGATCCATCCAAGTCATTTGGGAGAATTGTAGCATCAACTGGTTCAGCAGGCCCAGGAGCCAATAACTCTTCAACCAAAGCACATGGGAAAAATTCAGCGTCAGCAAGGGCATCAGACCCAGGCACAGCCAACTCATCAGCCAACACAACCGGGGGTAATGCGTCATCGACAGGTTCAGCAGCCGACGAAGAAGAGGTTCGCGGCCCAAGCCTCGAATGCACCGAGGGCCGAGCTGAATGATCATGCCCAAGAAGGCGCCGCCTCTGCTGAAACTAATCCATGTCATCTTCATCTTTGGCAGCAGGAGGCAATACCTCAGACATGTCCCCTCCCGGCCAATCACCAGGAGTAATCACCCTCACAGAAATGGGTAAACCAAGGTGCGAGGGACAATGGTTCCATCCTCCCCAACAACAAGAGGTTCCTGAACATGTAGATCTAATACCGCTGGCAGGCTATCCGGAGAGAAACACCACGCTCTGAGCTTGAGAACAGACATATCCACACTGTCTATTGAATCTGGGTGAAGTCCCTGAACCATGCACAGACCATCCAACAGGAGCTCAGCAGTTCCAACCCCCCAGAGGTGAGCAGGGACCCCTTCCAACTCGATATCCATGAGCAATGGCAGGCTGCTCCCGCCAGAGGCCAAGGCTTGACGAGACCAACGCCTGAGGTGCAGCCGGACGGGGGGAACGAAAAGCGACTGCCCAACATTGATGGCACGTGAAGCCAGCTCCTCCGAGGGGAAGAAGACGAGGAAAGAGTTCGACGCAGCACGCCGTAGGTGGAGCGCGTCAGCTTCAAGCGAAACCCTTGAGGCGAGCTGCTCCAACACCACCGCGGCGCAATCAGAGCTCCCCGGACCAAGAATAGTGACAATCAGCACCCGACGAAGGTCAGCCTCAGCATGCTCAACCTCCCTGGAGCGACGAAGGAACTTCACAATACGAGCAGGCCCTCTAGGCGAATGATCCGACGCCACCTGACCAGAAACAACACTATCAACTTGCATGTCCCCAGCAACCTTCCTCCTCCTCTGTCCTCGACGAGTGCGCTTCTTTAGCCCACCAGAAAGGACTGCCTCCATTGCACCGGGAGGAGTCGCCACCGAAGAGGACTCCCTGGAGATCGGACGCCACACCTGAGCACGTCCAGGAAGAGAAGCGGCCCCCCTACTGACCGGGCGCCACACCCGAGCACGTCCAGGAAGAGAAGCGACCCCCTGCTGACCGGGCGCCACACCCGAGCAGGTCGAGAGGGGGATAGAGGCGACCACCGGGTAGGGCACGAGAGCGCCCGGTGACCAGGCCGCCGGCAGGAGAACCAGCGAACTAAGCTCCGGCACGCAGCAACACGATGGGAAGAGAAGCAATTGAAGCACTTCCCGCGCAAGTCGACCGGGACAGGCCTTGGCAGGGGCTTCGAAGTTCCAGTAGTTGCACGTCGAGCCCGGCGACCTTCCACTCTTATCCAGCCATCGCCAACAACCACACCGGCGgcgccaccagaagctggaaattCTGCAGCCAGCAACACCTCCTTGTAGGAATGCCGGGACGCGCCGTGAACCAGAGCGACAGCCGAAGAGTGGCCGCCCTCGTCACTCCATCGCTGGGCCTTCGTACGCCCGCCAGGGCTGGGGAGAGGAGAAACGGGAGCAGCGGCCGACGCCGGGGAGGAAAGTGCAGTGGCCGCCGGCCTCAGGATGAGAACCGGCATGGGGCTGGTAGAGGAAGAGGCAGGGGCGTCGGCCAAGGCAGGGAGGCGAAAGGATGGTGGAGGGAGTCGAGGAGGCGGGAGGGGAAGCGTCATTTCCTCTCGAGGCTCTTATACACAGGCACCTAATCTTATGGCATTCTTGGTTGAAACAAAGTTGATGGAATACATGCTTGTGTTTGTGTAAACCTGTATACGAGTTTAATAAACTCTAAACCATCACATCTGTAAGATCTTAATTAACGATTAAAAAAACCTTGACAATAAGATATTGGTCTTAATACATCGGAGTGATGTTATCTCAAACTTCACTGCTCTGCATTTTTTGTCTAGATTGATGTGGCTAGTGGTGAAGGAACTGAGCTACCTGGAGGCTCCACTGGTATGGTTATTTTGAGATATGATAGCTTTCTTCATCAGTTTGTATTTCTTCATAGATCAGATTTGATCTTTCCTTTTGGTTCTGCACAGGTCCAAGAAAAGATGGAAAAGAGACTGCCAAAAGTTTCTCAACTAAAGAGTATTCACTAACTGTAAACCCAAACGTCAATGATGATAAATCTGCCATATCCTATCTAGATGTCATGGTATAATTTAATAAGGTCATGGATGTCGAAGCTTATTTTTACATTGGAAATTTTGTTGAGTGGAAGTAAATCTTGCACTTGAAGAGGCAGAAGACCTCCCAGAAGTCAATTCTCTTAGAATTATTAATTTAACAGGTTTGAAATAAATATTGGCGATGTTTTTTTGTCAACTTATTAGACTGAATTGGCTGAGAGAGCTATTGCTTGGATGGATAGAGTTAAGATAAAAAATGGAATTGGAAATAAGAATTATTGGTTAAATAACCACTATGTATGGATCTAGATCTATCTTGTTTATACTGGCCACTAGGAAATTTGCAAGCCATTCTCATGAACATTTACACACTTATACTTGTCCTTGTAATGACATTAGCTTTGCCTTTTCAATTCCGTACTACAAGTGACATTATTGATCATGTATTTCTACAAGTGACAGATTGCTAGAAAAACTAAAGAGATATGGTGTTGCTGGGGTTCTGTCATATGGACTACTTAACACTGTCTACTATGTGACTGCATTTTTGTTAGTCTGGTAAGAATTGTATGTATCTGCGAAATTTTAGATCTCATGCTACCTTGTCTGTAATATTTGTTTACAGAAGAAACATTTCTATTTATAACTTCAATCTGTAAAATGGTTAGTGATTTGATAATGATAAACAGGCTGCTGAATTCACCTAAGCAGCTGTTCAGGTGGTGAAGTTCCACTAAGAAAAACAATTGAACAGGCATTATGAACATTTAGGTGGATAATGTATATCACAATGATGTGCTTTTCAGGTTTTATGTTGCGCCTGCACCTGGTAGGATGGGTTATGGTGCAGCTGTTGAGAGGTAATGGTTGTAAGTTATTTTTTCTTTTTGCACATTAGCTGTTTATACTGTAACATCTTTTAATGTACTAGAGCAGGTTTGTTAAACTAATGGCAATGGTCTGGGCTGGCAGTCAAGTTACTAAGATTTTTCGAGCTGGAGGGTGAGTCAAATGTACACAACCTATAAACTCATTTGCTAGTTTGTAATTCGGTTCTCTTATCAGTATAGTAAGTCTAGCTAGAAACAACTTTTCTTTTGCTGGTATGTTCAGGAACATCCTGAAGTATAAACATTTGTATTTAAAAAAAAGATCACCAGTACAGATCTATTGTTTCTGTGAGAGGAGAGAGTTACAGTTgccaaaccctaaccctaacagctACAGTGATAAAGCCCCCTAGCGCACGTGGCTGTGCGGGGGAGGGCAGCGCAGAGGGCGTCGAGGCCGCACGTGGCAGTGCAGGGGCGGGTGGCGCAGGCAGGGCCACGCGAGGCGGTGAAGCAGACGAACTGGTGGGGAAGGGAGGCACGATTGTGGGGGAGACAGGGTTGAGGTCGAGGAACACGTCGAGGTCGGTGAGAGAGGTAGTGGGGGTGGAGGAAAAAGGGAAGTCCGACTCGTCGAAaacgacgtgacgagagatgaggACTCTATGGGAGGCGAGGTCAAGACACCGATATCCCTTATGATCGGGAGAGTAACCGAGGAAGACACAGCGAGTGGAGCGAGGGGAGAGCTtatgaggagcagtggaagcgagATTGGGACAGCAAGTGCACCCGAAGACACGAAGATGGTCGTAAGAGGGATGGACACCGAATAGAGCAAAGTAAGGGGTGGGGTGGGCAACCGCTTTGGTGAGGAGACGGTTGAGGAGATAGGTGGCAGTGCCGAGGGCCTCAGCCCAGTAAGGAGTGGGAAGGGAAGCCTGGAAAAGTAGAGAGCGCACGACATCGTTCGTCGTGCGAATCATACGCTCAGCTCGGCCGTTCTGAGGAGACGTGTAGGGGCAGGACATGCGGAGGTGGACGCCGCGAGAGAGGAAGAAGTCACGGGACACATTGTTATAGAACTCACGCCCGTTGTCACACTGGATGCTTCGGATGGTGCGACTAAACTGAGTGGAGACCCAAGCGAAGAAGTGAGACAGGGTGGGAAAAGTGTCAGACTTCTGACGGAGAGGAAAAGTCCACAGATAACGCGAGAAGTCATCAAGAATAAGTAAATAATACTTATAGCCATAAATGCTAATTACAGGGGATGTCCATACATCACAGTGTATCAGATAAAAAATGCCTGCTGCTCCAGAAGAGGAGATGGGGAATGGGAGCCTAACATGGcgacctaactgacaagcatgacagaggtgcTCAAAAGATCCCCTACAACCGGAAACAGAGGTGTTGCTGGAGAGTTTGGACATCACATCACGACCGGGGTgaccgagacgacgatgccaagtcATAGAAGAGGCGGCGACAGCAAGAACACGCGGGGCAGAGGTCGGTGTAGCGGAAGCAGGCAAGCGAAGTGTGTAGAGTGGCCCGGGGCTGTCACACCGAGCTAGAAGGGTCCTGGTGgcaagatccttcacagaaagacCAAACAGGTCAAACTCCATGGAACAAGAGTTGTCAGTAGTAAACTAACGGACGGAAAGAAGATTTTGAATAATGTGGGGAGCAACAAGAACGTTGGATAAACGGAAAGGACCGGGAAGGACCGCGTCACCGACGGAGGTGACGGGAAGGGCAGAGCCGTTTCCAACCACGATGGAGGACGGAAGGGAGGGGTGGGGGGGGGAGAGGTGGAAGACAGAATACCTGCGTCTGGGGTGGTGTGGTAGGAGGCACCGGAGTCAGCCACCCAGTCAGATACTGAGGTGGGTGGGGCCAGTGTCATTGTGGAGAAGGAGTTGGCGAGAGACTGCGTGTCCCACCCATTGGTCCAGGGCCCCCATACGTGTGGGGCTAGAGGCCCTGGGAGGGGAAGGAGCCCCTGCTGAGGCTGGGAAGGTGCCGAGGGCACCGCTGGAGGTGGAGCGACAAAGAAAACCTGCTGAGGGTGGCGGGGCGAGGGGCCGAGGTGCCTGCGGACGGCCCGGGCCACATCTGGATGGTGCCAGTCCACGGGTTGTAGAAGGATGGCCACTGGGAGCCACCCGGTGAATGGCCTCGGCCGCCCGGTGGGCCACCGCGTCCACTCTTGCGACCACGGCCGCGACCACGACCGCGACCCCCCCCCAGAGCCAGTAGGCTGCCGAAGAGCTCCAGGCGGCGGGGGACCGAAGTGCGGTGAAGAGGATCCCCCCGGAGGCAGAGGGGGAGCCCGAGAAGCGTTGTAGAGCGCCGTGGCGGGAGCGGCGGTCGCAGTGACGAGGCGAAGCTCCTCGAGAAGCAGATCGTTCTTGGTCTCCGCAAAGGTGGGAAAAGGCTTCATGCGGGTGAGGATGGGCGTCACACGATCGAAGCGAGGGCTCAAGCCGCGGAGGAGGTTGAGCACGAGGCACTCGTTGGTGATGGGGGCCCCGAGGGTGCGAAGAGTGTCTGCCATCGTCTTCATCTGACGGCAGTACTCGTCCACAGAGAGATCGCCCTGAGCAAGCTGACGAAAGGCGGTCTCGAGGTACAGAATCCGAGTCTGGCGGTGGCCGAGGAACTGAGCCTCAAGGGCACCCTAGATCCGGTGAGCAGTGTCGTTCGGTACGCGAACGATGTCCTGAAGTTCGGCCGTGAGGGTGCCATGAATCTAGGAGAGCACCACCTCGTCCATCAGAAGCCAATCCTCTGACGGGTCAGAGACCGCTGAGAGGACGTGGTCGGCGAGGGCGTACCGGCGGAGGGTCTGCAAGACCTGATCGCGCCACCGGGGTACTGAGTGGAGTCTGGCGCAAGGACGTCGGTGACGGTTGCCTGGATGTTGGTGAGAGCCGCcgcctgagcatgaagagaagcgcGAAGGGTTGAGGCCGGGGTGGGCGCGGGCTCGAAGGTGTCGGCGCTGTAGCGAGCGGATGTGGGGGAGCCATCCGGCACGCCCTTGCCAGCGAGACGGCGGCAGGTCTCGGCGTACTGGCGCTCAATGGCGTCGACAACCGCCTGCTCCTGCTCAAGAGCATGGGCGGCGTCCTGGGCTCGTTGGCGAGCAGCCGTAACGGCCACACGGGTGGCAGCGAGAATGGCAGCAGCATCGTCCGAAGGAGCGCGCAGGGAGGAGGTGATGGCGGACGGCTGGCTGTAGACCGTAGCCGGCAGGGGGCAGCCATGCATGGGGGCCCCGCCGGTCGTGTCGAGAGGAATGTGGAAAGCTCGGTGCCAGCAACTGGGAGCGAAGCAGAGCGGCGTCCGGCAGGGAGAATGCAAGAGCCGACCGGGACCCATCGGGGCCAGGGCGGTCGCGAAGGTGGTGGATGGGGTCGGCGCTGGCGCGGGTGGCTCGACAGTGGGGGGCAGCGCAGCGGTGAGGATGAAGGCGTGCCCCGGCGGTGAGATGGAAGCAGCGACGGGGCGCGCAGGACCGGAGGAGGCCGGAGGTGCCGGCGGCGCGCTGGCCATGGAGAGGAGGGTCGGCGGTGCCCCTGCCGCAGGGGAGAGAGACGCCGGAGGTGCAGCGGGCCCAGGCGGCACGCCGGCGAGGCCCGACGGCGCTCCTGCTCCGAGGGGGAGGGGCGCTAGAGGGGCGGCAAGGGGCGGCGGCGCCGGAGAGGCGGCAAGGGACAGCAGGGCTCGTGCGCCGAGGGGGAGGGGCGCCGGAGGGGCGGCAAGTGGCGGCGGCGCGCCGACCGTTGGAGAAGGAGCCGCCATGGGCACTGGAAAGCCCGGCGGCGCTCCGGCGACTGGATGGACGGGAGCAAGGGCGGCGcggtaagagagagagagagagaggggagggaaaGCCTCACCGGCGGCAGAGGAGGGggggaaggggcggcggcggGCCCACCATGGAGGGgtgggggaggggcggcggcggctggagaaGGCTTGATACCATGTGAGAGGAGAGAGTTACAGttgctaaaccctaaccctaacagctACAGTGATAAAGCCCCCTAGTGGGCTGTGGGCTAGGCCCATATACACAGATAGCTAACAGTTTCTATCCTGAAATCTTACCGTTGTCTGTTATGGTGGATGCCAGAGCCCTTGCTCTGGCTCCTTTTGTTGAGAGAGGGCTGAAATGGTTCACAGTCAAGTTCAACTTCAAGTCAGAAGGGAAGGTAAAATACTAAAGCTTTGTTTTTTTACTAATGGGTATCTGTTCATATTTGAGCCAGAGGGTGTAAATCTTCTTATGTCTTTACTCTTGCTACTATGCAGGCTTTTATGACTATTGTAGGGTTGTGCTTTGCTGTTGCTGCTCTCATGTTCTTTGGATTAACAATACTTTGGGCATAGAACATCTGCTTTCCTGACACAGTTAGGAATCTTGAAGAGATGCTGTGGATCCAATCAGTAACGCAGTGATCACACTCTACTGAAAAATCTCACCTAATATTTTCAGTGTGGTTGTCCATAGCCTGCATGAATATGTATCTTCATGGTTCGTTAGTGATCGCAAACATCTTGAGTATACATATCCCTGTAAGGTCCTGTTGGACCGTGTGCAGTCATGACAcattttcaaaacaaaacatgtTTGCTAGTGGAATTTTGCCATCCAAGCTTGAGATCTGGTAGGAGTAGCTTGTGATCTTTGTCGAGCTCCACTTGATCTCCTCCCCAAATCTGGAGTTtctctttttctgtgatttttggagcCTTTTTTGAGAGATTTTTAGTTCGTCGGATTTGGGTGCAATTTGTGTGAAATTTCTTATGGAAAATTGGTGCTAGGACATATGTAAACAAGCCTAGGGTAATTCCCTAACAAATACCTCACTTGAGCACCGCAAATTTTGATTTCTCCCAAATTTCCCCATTTCCTTAGGGTTTCTGGAATGTCTGTAATTCGTGGTAAGTATTTTTGTTGAATTTCATGGTGATGCACTCTCTTGGATGTGCTGCTGGTGCACACAAATTTGCTTGCAGTCGGTGTTGATTTCAATCTCCTTTGGAAAGTTCTTGTGGAGTTCAAGCTGCTCTGTTTGTTCTGTTAACAGTCGGGCACATACTGCTATTTCCGTTTGCAAAGGTTCTTTCCGTTTTTCTGCTTCTTCAACAGCAACCTTGCTATTTGCTTTTCTATGGAGCTGTTACAGATTGTCCGCATTAGAAGCAGCTTTTGCTGTGTCATGTGCGGGCGCACATATAGGCGCCGCCGTGACGCACACCGCGCTGCAGAGCGCGCTGAACGCTCACAGGAGGAGGCCACAACCAGTGGATAGATTTAGAAATaaagataaggctagagaataagattgagatgagagaattgtggagagttagttggcagcagataagtccaagaaaataggagttagttgagagtttataggagaagttggttagccatagggctatttataagccacatggcagcagggaataaagCAAGCAAGATTATTATTTCCTAATCTCTCTCTAAAACAAGCCGACGGTTGAGGGGAAAAACCTCACCGGCGACGACGGACCGTGGCTACGAACTCCGTAGTCAGGGGCCAGCTACCCTAGGTCGGGAGgtccttgacaacctggtatcgcGATCCAGTCGTTCCTCGACTTCTTCCACCCAGCCGCAATCCCAGCCAAGCCCACCAACCTTGCCGCCTTACGCCGACACCACCTCTACCATGGCCGAGCCAACCACCTCTGATTTGGCCAAGATAATCGAGACCCTGACATCAACGGTCGCCGCCCTCCAATCCTCTGTCGCCGAGCTCCAGAGGGGAAAGACCTCGTCGGGCGGCCATGGGACCAATGATGGGCAGCACCACAATGATCGACCGCCGCGCTTTCAAAAGATGGATTTCCCCCGCTATGATGGGAAATCTGATCCACTGATTTTCACCGGTCGGTGCGAATCGTATTTCCATCAGCAGCGCATCATGGAGGAGAAGGTATGGATGGCCTCCTACAACCTTGAGGAGGGCGCACAGATGTGGTACCTTATGGTCCAGGAGGACGAGGGCACGCCTTCCTGGCGCTGCTTCACGGAGCTGCTGCACCTTCGGTACGGGCCGCCCCTGCGTTTCGCGCCGTTGGCCGAACTAGCGGAGTGTAGGCGCACCGGTACGGTTGCCGAGTACCAGGACCGGTTCCAGGCCCTGCTTCCTCGCGCGGAACCACTCCAGGAGGCGCAGCGGGTACAACTCTTCGTCGGCGGACTCCAGCCGCCACTCAGCATCGACGTCAGGATCCAGAATCCTCAGACGTTGGCCGTCGCCATGAGTCTAGCGCGTCAATTCGAGTTGCGCGAGCAATTCGTCGCCCCGGCCGCGCGCGCTCCTGGGCGTCCTCTACTGCCGGCCCTTGCCGCCCGGCTGGCCCTACCCGCGCCGCCAGGAGCCAAACCGGCTGCGCCGGGGACCATTACCGTCGAAGGCCGCACCATCAAGCGCCTCTCACAGGCAGAACAAGAAGAGCGCCGCCGCCTTGGCCTCTGCTACAATTGTGACGACAAATTCACAAGGGGCCACAATCGCATCTGTAAGCGGCTGTTCTTACTGGAGGGCCTTGAGGAGGAGGAAGATGAGGCTGTCGAGGATGCCGGGACTGAGGAGACCCCGGTATTCTCCCTCCAAGCTCTTGCGGGCGTGGCGTTCACCAACACGATGCAGCTGCAGGTCACGCTGGGGGCCACCTCCCTCGTCGCCATGCTGGATTCGGGCAGCACCCACAACTTCATATCAGAAGCCGCGGCTGCACGCATGGGCCTGCCCCTCGAACACCGGCCACGCCTCACGGCAATGGTCGCGAATGGGGAGCGCGTCGCGTGTGTGGGCGTCATCCGCAACGCACCACTGGACATCGGCGGCCACTGCTTCCCTGCTGACCTATACGTCATGCCTTTGGCGGGCTACGACGTGGTCCTGGGCACCCGATGGCTGGCAGCGCTGGGACCGATCATGTGGGATTTTAGCAACCACGCGATCTCCTTCACCTTCCAGGGCAGGGCGTTCTGCTGGCAGGGGCTCGCGGCCTGCCGACCGGCTGCTGTCAGCACAACCACCGCCACCAGTACGCTCCTCGACGAGCTCTTGGCGGACTTCGACGACGTTTTCAGCGAGCCTCGCGGCCTACCTCCCCCACGCAGTCGGGACCACAGCATCACCCTGGTGCCGGGGGCACCGCCAGTGGCAGTACGCCCATATCGCTACCCCGCCCTGCACAAGGACGAACTGGAGCGTCAGTGCACAGCTATGCTGGACCAGGGGCTCATTCGGCGCAGCAGCTCCGCATTTTCGTCTCCGGTGCTCTTGGTCAAGAAACCAGACGGCTCGTGGCGGTTCTGCGTCGACTACCGCGCGTTGAACGCCATAACCATCAAGGATGCGTTCCCCATCCCGGTCGTCGACGAGCTACTGGACGAGCTCCATGGCGCCAGCTTCTTCACCAAGCTCGACCTCCGATCCGGATACCGCCAAGTCCGCATGAGGCCGGCCGACATCGACAAAACAGCATTCCGGACGCATGACGCCTTCTTCGAATTTTTGGTCATGCCGTTCGGACTCTGCAACGCGCCAGCCACCTTCCAAGCTCTCATGAACAACGTGCTGCGCGCTTACCTCCGCCGGTTTGTGCTTGTCTTCTTTGACGACATTCTGATCTATAGCTCATCCTGGGCGGACCACCTGCGCCACCTCTGCGTCGTCCTCTCGGTGCTCCGACAGCACCGTCTCTTCGTTAAGAGTTCCAAGTGCGCTTTTGGCGTGGACACCGTCGCCTACCTCGGCCACACCATCTCGGCGTCGGGCGTGGCCATGGATCCGACCAAGGTGCAGGCCATCCGTGATTGGCCGCAACCGCGCTCGACCAGGGCGGTGCGTGGATTCCTCGGGCTCGCAGGCTACTACAAGAAATTCGTCCACAACTATGGCATCATCGCAGCCCCCCTCACCGCTCTCCTGAAAAAGGAGGGGTTCCGATGGAACGACGACGCAGCGGGGGCCTTCAGTACTCTCAAGGAGGCCGTGACATCCGCACCCGTACTGTCGCTCCCTGACTTCACCAAGCAGTTCGTCGTAGTGTGCGACGCTTCGACGTACGGCTTCGGCGCGGTGCTCGTCCAGGAGGGCCACCCCATTGCTTTCTTCAGTCGACCGGTGGCTCCACGTCACCGCTCCCTCGCAGCTTATGAGCGGGAGCTCATCGGCCTGGTACAGGCCGTTCGCCACTGGCGGCCATACCTTTGGGGGCGGCGTTTCACCATCAAGACGGACCACTATAGTCTCAAATACTTGCTCGACCAGCGCCTTGCCACGATTCCGCAGCACCATTGGGTCGGCAAGTTGCTGGGATTCGACTTCTCCGTCGAGTACCGGTCAGGCTCTACGAACACGGTGGCCGACGCCCTCTCCCGCCGCGACACTGAGGAGGGCGCCGTGTTGGCCATTTCTGCGCCGCGCTTTGACTTCATCGGCCGCCTGCGTCACGCCCAAGCTACCGATCCGGCACTGGTGGCCATCCACGACGAGGTGCGCCGAGGCACCCGCACCGCGCCCTGGTCGGTCGTCGACGACATGGTCGCCTACGAGAGGCGCCTATACATTCCCCCCGCCTCTCCACTACTGCAAGAAATTTTGGATCCCGTCCACGGCGACGGGCATGAGGGCGTCCACCGTACACTGCACCGGCTCCGCCGTGATTTCCATTTCCCCAACATGCGACGTTTGGTGCAGGAATTTGTGCGGGCGTGCTCCACTTGTCAGCGGTACAAGTCCGAGCATCTCCATCCAGCAGGGTTGCTCTTGCCTCTACCTGTGCCCTCGGCGGTCTGGGCTGACATCGCGCTGGACTTTGTGGAGGCGCTA contains these protein-coding regions:
- the LOC100276234 gene encoding uncharacterized protein isoform X3 produces the protein MASSPSLRPTDRLRRPPASPAFCSFSAVSLRGLVSLSSASRVLSVSFRQRLLTAVRSSRDPGEIDVASGEGTELPGGSTGPRKDGKETAKSFSTKELLEKLKRYGVAGVLSYGLLNTVYYVTAFLLVWFYVAPAPGRMGYGAAVERFVKLMAMVWAGSQVTKIFRAGGALALAPFVERGLKWFTVKFNFKSEGKAFMTIVGLCFAVAALMFFGLTILWA
- the LOC100276234 gene encoding uncharacterized protein isoform X2; protein product: MASSPSLRPTDRLRRPPASPAFCSFSAVSLRGLVSLSSASRVLSVSFRQRLLTAVRSSRDPGEVIDVASGEGTELPGGSTGPRKDGKETAKSFSTKELLEKLKRYGVAGVLSYGLLNTVYYVTAFLLVWFYVAPAPGRMGYGAAVERFVKLMAMVWAGSQVTKIFRAGGALALAPFVERGLKWFTVKFNFKSEGKAFMTIVGLCFAVAALMFFGLTILWA
- the LOC100276234 gene encoding uncharacterized protein isoform X1; the encoded protein is MASSPSLRPTDRLRRPPASPAFCSFSAVSLRGLVSLSSASRVLSVSFRQRLLTAVRSSRDPGEIDVASGEGTELPGGSTGPRKDGKETAKSFSTKDDRLLEKLKRYGVAGVLSYGLLNTVYYVTAFLLVWFYVAPAPGRMGYGAAVERFVKLMAMVWAGSQVTKIFRAGGALALAPFVERGLKWFTVKFNFKSEGKAFMTIVGLCFAVAALMFFGLTILWA
- the LOC100276234 gene encoding uncharacterized protein LOC100276234, which encodes MASSPSLRPTDRLRRPPASPAFCSFSAVSLRGLVSLSSASRVLSVSFRQRLLTAVRSSRDPGEVIDVASGEGTELPGGSTGPRKDGKETAKSFSTKDDRLLEKLKRYGVAGVLSYGLLNTVYYVTAFLLVWFYVAPAPGRMGYGAAVERFVKLMAMVWAGSQVTKIFRAGGALALAPFVERGLKWFTVKFNFKSEGKAFMTIVGLCFAVAALMFFGLTILWA
- the LOC100276234 gene encoding uncharacterized protein isoform X4 translates to MASSPSLRPTDRLRRPPASPAFCSFSAVSLRGLVSLSSASRVLSVSFRQRLLTAVRSSRDPGEVIDVASGEGTELPGGSTGPRKDGKETAKSFSTKDDRLLEKLKRYGVAGVLSYGLLNTVYYVTAFLLVWFYVAPAPGRMGYGAAVERFVKLMAMVWAGSQVTKIFRAGGSCCYICSLQQDIFFQQLVSAGDSS
- the LOC100276234 gene encoding uncharacterized protein isoform X6, producing MASSPSLRPTDRLRRPPASPAFCSFSAVSLRGLVSLSSASRVLSVSFRQRLLTAVRSSRDPGEVIDVASGEGTELPGGSTGPRKDGKETAKSFSTKELLEKLKRYGVAGVLSYGLLNTVYYVTAFLLVWFYVAPAPGRMGYGAAVERFVKLMAMVWAGSQVTKIFRAGGSCCYICSLQQDIFFQQLVSAGDSS
- the LOC100276234 gene encoding uncharacterized protein isoform X5, whose protein sequence is MASSPSLRPTDRLRRPPASPAFCSFSAVSLRGLVSLSSASRVLSVSFRQRLLTAVRSSRDPGEVIDVASGEGTELPGGSTGPRKDGKETAKSFSTKDDRLLEKLKRYGVAGVLSYGLLNTVYYVTAFLLVWFYVAPAPGRMGYGAAVERFVKLMAMVWAGSQVTKIFRAGGCCYICSLQQDIFFQQLVSAGDSS